A single genomic interval of Rhinatrema bivittatum chromosome 12, aRhiBiv1.1, whole genome shotgun sequence harbors:
- the ZNF76 gene encoding zinc finger protein 76 isoform X1: MEGLGLQAVTLTDGSKAYIQQAFKDEKLAEGQTIQLEDGTTAYIQHVTVQKETISFEDGQEVELEDGTMAYIHHTPKGFDPSNLEAVELEDGTTAYIHHPVTMPTGSTILAVQSASQPEGMAKEEEDGYVEETINALEQYASEVSHVEPDGVISSSHMQVVDSRDLCSQNAEDFDHLRGEQVGERGFRCGYRGCGRLYTTAHHLKVHERAHTGDRPYRCDSEGCGKAFSTGYGLKSHVRTHTGEKPYKCPEDMCHKAFKTSGDLQKHVRTHTGERPFRCPFEGCGRSFTTSNIRKVHIRTHTGERPYTCSEPGCGRRFASATNYKNHMRIHTGEKPYVCTVPGCGKRFTEYSSLYKHHVVHTHCKPYTCSHCGKMYRQTSTLAMHKRSAHGELEATEESEQALFEQQQMAAAIELPLPRKRQYLAFLLEEEEEEEEEEEEEDKEEEEEVRMVTQGGVAQRVALLAQDGAQQVSLSQEELQALGNALTMVTQHGNPVTGSGQEEVLHSSSTHTVAMVSTDGTELQPVAIVTSGPVMSEDPALASVRCHQQMALLATTDGTHIAVQLKEQQSLEEAITMAAVAIKEEELAVQSMLPGSGTRAESEFHGCSIGISASATELP, translated from the exons ATGAGAAGCTGGCTGAAGGTCAGACGATTCAGCTGGAAGATGGGACTACAGCATATATCCAGCACGTCACTGTacagaaag AAACAATCTCCTTTGAAGATGGGCAGGAAGTGGAGCTGGAAGATGGCACCATGGCTTACATCCATCACACTCCCAAAG GCTTTGACCCCAGCAACCTGGAAGCAGTTGAGCTGGAGGATGGCACCACTGCGTACATACACCACCCCGTCACCATGCCAACGGGCAGCACCATTCTGGCAGTACAGTCAGCCAGCCAGCCAGAAGGGATggcaaaggaagaggaggatggcTACGTCGAGGAGACTATTAATGCCCTGGAGCAGTATGCCAGCGAG GTCTCTCATGTTGAGCCAGACGGGGTCATTAGCTCCTCACACATGCAGGTGGTGGATTCCAGAGACCTATGTTCACAG AATGCTGAGGACTTTGATCATCTCAGAGGGGAACAAGTTGGGGAAAGAGGCTTCCGCTGTGGCTACAGAGGCTGTGGCCGTCTGTACACTACTGCCCATCACTTAAAG GTGCACGAGCGAGCTCACACGGGGGATCGGCCGTACAGATGTGACTCTGAGGGCTGTGGGAAGGCCTTCTCCACAG GGTACGGGTTAAAGAGTCACGTGAGAACGCACACGGGGGAGAAACCCTACAAATGCCCAGAAGACATGTGCCATAAAGCATTCAAGACATCAGGTGATTTGCAGAAGCATGTCCGAACCCACACag GAGAAAGACCCTTCAGGTGCCCTTTTGAAGGCTGTGGTCGCTCATTCACCACGTCCAATATCCGGAAGGTGCACATCCGAACACACACCGGGGAGCGGCCGTACACGTGCTCAGAGCCGGGCTGCGGCAGGAGATTTGCCAGTGCCACCAACTATAAGAACCACATGCGAATCCACACTG GGGAGAAGCCGTACGTGTGCACAGTGCCGGGCTGCGGCAAGCGCTTCACGGAGTATTCGAGTCTGTACAAGCACCATGTGGTTCACACGCACTGTAAGCCCTACACCTGCAGCCACTGCGGCAAAATGTACCGGCAGACGTCCACGCTTGCCATGCACAAGCGCAGTGCACACGGGGAGCTGGAGGCCACGGAGGAGAGCGAGCAGGCCCTGTTTGAGCAACAGCAGATGGCAG CTGCCATAGAGTTGCCTCTGCCCAGGAAGCGCCAGTACCTCGCCTTTctattggaggaggaggaggaggaggaggaagaagaggaggaggaggacaaggaggaggaggaggaggttaggATGGTGACACAGGGAGGCGTGGCACAGCGGGTGGCACTCCTGGCCCAGGATGGAGCTCAGCAG GTCAGCCTCTCACAGGAAGAATTACAAGCACTGGGCAATGCCCTCACCATGGTAACTCAGCATGGTAACCCCGTGACCGGATCCGGGCAGGAGGAGGTGCTGCATTCGTCCAGCACCCACACCGTAGCCATGGTCAGCACGGATGGCACAGAACTGCAGCCT GTGGCGATAGTGACTTCAGGCCCTGTCATGTCAGAGGATCCAGCCCTCGCTTCCGTCCGCTGCCATCAGCAGATGGCTCTCTTAGCAACGACCGATGGGACCCACATTGCAGTGCAG CTGAAGGAACAGCAGAGTCTGGAGGAAGCCATCACCATGGCAGCTGTAGCCATCAAGGAGGAAGAGCTGGCAGTGCAATCAATGCTGCCTGGGAGCGGGACCAGGGCTGAAAGTGAATTCCACGGATGTAGCATAGGAATATCAGCAAGTGCCACTGAGCTGCCCTGA
- the ZNF76 gene encoding zinc finger protein 76 isoform X3, whose translation MAVFDSVYPPKGFDPSNLEAVELEDGTTAYIHHPVTMPTGSTILAVQSASQPEGMAKEEEDGYVEETINALEQYASEVSHVEPDGVISSSHMQVVDSRDLCSQNAEDFDHLRGEQVGERGFRCGYRGCGRLYTTAHHLKVHERAHTGDRPYRCDSEGCGKAFSTGYGLKSHVRTHTGEKPYKCPEDMCHKAFKTSGDLQKHVRTHTGERPFRCPFEGCGRSFTTSNIRKVHIRTHTGERPYTCSEPGCGRRFASATNYKNHMRIHTGEKPYVCTVPGCGKRFTEYSSLYKHHVVHTHCKPYTCSHCGKMYRQTSTLAMHKRSAHGELEATEESEQALFEQQQMAAAIELPLPRKRQYLAFLLEEEEEEEEEEEEEDKEEEEEVRMVTQGGVAQRVALLAQDGAQQVSLSQEELQALGNALTMVTQHGNPVTGSGQEEVLHSSSTHTVAMVSTDGTELQPVAIVTSGPVMSEDPALASVRCHQQMALLATTDGTHIAVQLKEQQSLEEAITMAAVAIKEEELAVQSMLPGSGTRAESEFHGCSIGISASATELP comes from the exons ATGGCAGTGTTTGATTCTGTGTACCCTCCAAAAGGCTTTGACCCCAGCAACCTGGAAGCAGTTGAGCTGGAGGATGGCACCACTGCGTACATACACCACCCCGTCACCATGCCAACGGGCAGCACCATTCTGGCAGTACAGTCAGCCAGCCAGCCAGAAGGGATggcaaaggaagaggaggatggcTACGTCGAGGAGACTATTAATGCCCTGGAGCAGTATGCCAGCGAG GTCTCTCATGTTGAGCCAGACGGGGTCATTAGCTCCTCACACATGCAGGTGGTGGATTCCAGAGACCTATGTTCACAG AATGCTGAGGACTTTGATCATCTCAGAGGGGAACAAGTTGGGGAAAGAGGCTTCCGCTGTGGCTACAGAGGCTGTGGCCGTCTGTACACTACTGCCCATCACTTAAAG GTGCACGAGCGAGCTCACACGGGGGATCGGCCGTACAGATGTGACTCTGAGGGCTGTGGGAAGGCCTTCTCCACAG GGTACGGGTTAAAGAGTCACGTGAGAACGCACACGGGGGAGAAACCCTACAAATGCCCAGAAGACATGTGCCATAAAGCATTCAAGACATCAGGTGATTTGCAGAAGCATGTCCGAACCCACACag GAGAAAGACCCTTCAGGTGCCCTTTTGAAGGCTGTGGTCGCTCATTCACCACGTCCAATATCCGGAAGGTGCACATCCGAACACACACCGGGGAGCGGCCGTACACGTGCTCAGAGCCGGGCTGCGGCAGGAGATTTGCCAGTGCCACCAACTATAAGAACCACATGCGAATCCACACTG GGGAGAAGCCGTACGTGTGCACAGTGCCGGGCTGCGGCAAGCGCTTCACGGAGTATTCGAGTCTGTACAAGCACCATGTGGTTCACACGCACTGTAAGCCCTACACCTGCAGCCACTGCGGCAAAATGTACCGGCAGACGTCCACGCTTGCCATGCACAAGCGCAGTGCACACGGGGAGCTGGAGGCCACGGAGGAGAGCGAGCAGGCCCTGTTTGAGCAACAGCAGATGGCAG CTGCCATAGAGTTGCCTCTGCCCAGGAAGCGCCAGTACCTCGCCTTTctattggaggaggaggaggaggaggaggaagaagaggaggaggaggacaaggaggaggaggaggaggttaggATGGTGACACAGGGAGGCGTGGCACAGCGGGTGGCACTCCTGGCCCAGGATGGAGCTCAGCAG GTCAGCCTCTCACAGGAAGAATTACAAGCACTGGGCAATGCCCTCACCATGGTAACTCAGCATGGTAACCCCGTGACCGGATCCGGGCAGGAGGAGGTGCTGCATTCGTCCAGCACCCACACCGTAGCCATGGTCAGCACGGATGGCACAGAACTGCAGCCT GTGGCGATAGTGACTTCAGGCCCTGTCATGTCAGAGGATCCAGCCCTCGCTTCCGTCCGCTGCCATCAGCAGATGGCTCTCTTAGCAACGACCGATGGGACCCACATTGCAGTGCAG CTGAAGGAACAGCAGAGTCTGGAGGAAGCCATCACCATGGCAGCTGTAGCCATCAAGGAGGAAGAGCTGGCAGTGCAATCAATGCTGCCTGGGAGCGGGACCAGGGCTGAAAGTGAATTCCACGGATGTAGCATAGGAATATCAGCAAGTGCCACTGAGCTGCCCTGA
- the ZNF76 gene encoding zinc finger protein 76 isoform X2 has protein sequence MEGLGLQAVTLTDGSKAYIQQAFKDEKLAEGQTIQLEDGTTAYIQHVTVQKETISFEDGQEVELEDGTMAYIHHTPKGFDPSNLEAVELEDGTTAYIHHPVTMPTGSTILAVQSASQPEGMAKEEEDGYVEETINALEQYASEVSHVEPDGVISSSHMQVVDSRDLCSQNAEDFDHLRGEQVGERGFRCGYRGCGRLYTTAHHLKVHERAHTGDRPYRCDSEGCGKAFSTGYGLKSHVRTHTGEKPYKCPEDMCHKAFKTSGERPFRCPFEGCGRSFTTSNIRKVHIRTHTGERPYTCSEPGCGRRFASATNYKNHMRIHTGEKPYVCTVPGCGKRFTEYSSLYKHHVVHTHCKPYTCSHCGKMYRQTSTLAMHKRSAHGELEATEESEQALFEQQQMAAAIELPLPRKRQYLAFLLEEEEEEEEEEEEEDKEEEEEVRMVTQGGVAQRVALLAQDGAQQVSLSQEELQALGNALTMVTQHGNPVTGSGQEEVLHSSSTHTVAMVSTDGTELQPVAIVTSGPVMSEDPALASVRCHQQMALLATTDGTHIAVQLKEQQSLEEAITMAAVAIKEEELAVQSMLPGSGTRAESEFHGCSIGISASATELP, from the exons ATGAGAAGCTGGCTGAAGGTCAGACGATTCAGCTGGAAGATGGGACTACAGCATATATCCAGCACGTCACTGTacagaaag AAACAATCTCCTTTGAAGATGGGCAGGAAGTGGAGCTGGAAGATGGCACCATGGCTTACATCCATCACACTCCCAAAG GCTTTGACCCCAGCAACCTGGAAGCAGTTGAGCTGGAGGATGGCACCACTGCGTACATACACCACCCCGTCACCATGCCAACGGGCAGCACCATTCTGGCAGTACAGTCAGCCAGCCAGCCAGAAGGGATggcaaaggaagaggaggatggcTACGTCGAGGAGACTATTAATGCCCTGGAGCAGTATGCCAGCGAG GTCTCTCATGTTGAGCCAGACGGGGTCATTAGCTCCTCACACATGCAGGTGGTGGATTCCAGAGACCTATGTTCACAG AATGCTGAGGACTTTGATCATCTCAGAGGGGAACAAGTTGGGGAAAGAGGCTTCCGCTGTGGCTACAGAGGCTGTGGCCGTCTGTACACTACTGCCCATCACTTAAAG GTGCACGAGCGAGCTCACACGGGGGATCGGCCGTACAGATGTGACTCTGAGGGCTGTGGGAAGGCCTTCTCCACAG GGTACGGGTTAAAGAGTCACGTGAGAACGCACACGGGGGAGAAACCCTACAAATGCCCAGAAGACATGTGCCATAAAGCATTCAAGACATCAG GAGAAAGACCCTTCAGGTGCCCTTTTGAAGGCTGTGGTCGCTCATTCACCACGTCCAATATCCGGAAGGTGCACATCCGAACACACACCGGGGAGCGGCCGTACACGTGCTCAGAGCCGGGCTGCGGCAGGAGATTTGCCAGTGCCACCAACTATAAGAACCACATGCGAATCCACACTG GGGAGAAGCCGTACGTGTGCACAGTGCCGGGCTGCGGCAAGCGCTTCACGGAGTATTCGAGTCTGTACAAGCACCATGTGGTTCACACGCACTGTAAGCCCTACACCTGCAGCCACTGCGGCAAAATGTACCGGCAGACGTCCACGCTTGCCATGCACAAGCGCAGTGCACACGGGGAGCTGGAGGCCACGGAGGAGAGCGAGCAGGCCCTGTTTGAGCAACAGCAGATGGCAG CTGCCATAGAGTTGCCTCTGCCCAGGAAGCGCCAGTACCTCGCCTTTctattggaggaggaggaggaggaggaggaagaagaggaggaggaggacaaggaggaggaggaggaggttaggATGGTGACACAGGGAGGCGTGGCACAGCGGGTGGCACTCCTGGCCCAGGATGGAGCTCAGCAG GTCAGCCTCTCACAGGAAGAATTACAAGCACTGGGCAATGCCCTCACCATGGTAACTCAGCATGGTAACCCCGTGACCGGATCCGGGCAGGAGGAGGTGCTGCATTCGTCCAGCACCCACACCGTAGCCATGGTCAGCACGGATGGCACAGAACTGCAGCCT GTGGCGATAGTGACTTCAGGCCCTGTCATGTCAGAGGATCCAGCCCTCGCTTCCGTCCGCTGCCATCAGCAGATGGCTCTCTTAGCAACGACCGATGGGACCCACATTGCAGTGCAG CTGAAGGAACAGCAGAGTCTGGAGGAAGCCATCACCATGGCAGCTGTAGCCATCAAGGAGGAAGAGCTGGCAGTGCAATCAATGCTGCCTGGGAGCGGGACCAGGGCTGAAAGTGAATTCCACGGATGTAGCATAGGAATATCAGCAAGTGCCACTGAGCTGCCCTGA